One region of Camelina sativa cultivar DH55 chromosome 6, Cs, whole genome shotgun sequence genomic DNA includes:
- the LOC104698680 gene encoding zinc finger BED domain-containing protein RICESLEEPER 1-like, with protein sequence MVLGGKFLHLRCCAHTIRNGVQYVRASSKRLEAFEKKVESGKMTSGSLSLDCKTRWNSTYLMLTRALKFRLAFDRMEAEDKLYNDYFCETVEGKKRIGPPSKDNWDEIERLVRFLVIFYNSTVVVSASSTVSSYKCYNEIVTIERNLLALSTNSDLKLSLKAEAMRDKFNKYWDGSKKLNKMLIIASVFDPRNKMKFASLCFDILYGKDSVESKELTRAVNKVLENLFNEYNATIVGSSSQSQTASSSQSGHESQGDLNQKMDFDSDIEYQRVDTMYNELVNEIVFQDASSELELYLKEKVETAKANQLGIKFNVLGWWRISSPKYPILA encoded by the coding sequence ATGGTGTTAGGTGGTAAGTTCCTGCATTTACGTTGTTGTGCTCACACTATTCGGAATGGTGTTCAATATGTTAGAGCTTCTAGTAAAAGGCTTGAAGCGTTTGAGAAGAAAGTTGAGTCAGGAAAAATGACAAGTGGGAGTTTATCATTGGACTGCAAAACAAGATGGAACTCCACTTATCTGATGTTAACAAGAGCATTGAAGTTCAGATTGGCTTTTGATAGAATGGAGGCTGAAGATAAGCTGTATAATGATTATTTCTGTGAAACCGTTGAAGGGAAAAAGAGGATTGGGCCGCCAAGTAAAGATAATTGGGATGAAATTGAAAGGTTAGTAAGGTTTTTAGTCATCTTCTATAACTCTACCGTGGTAGTTTCAGCATCATCGACTGTTAGCTCTTACAAGTGTTACAATGAAATTGTAACAATAGAAAGGAATCTATTGGCATTGAGCACTAATTCTGATCTGAAGCTTAGCTTAAAAGCAGAGGCTATGAGAGATAAGTTCAATAAGTACTGGGATGGATCAAAGAAGCTAAATAAGATGCTGATCATAGCTAGTGTCTTTGATCCGAGGAACAAAATGAAGTTTGCGAGTCTTTGTTTTGATATACTCTATGGTAAAGACAGTGTAGAATCTAAGGAGCTTACTAGAGCAGTTAATAAGGTTCTAGAAAATCTGTTTAACGAGTATAATGCGACAATAGTTGGATCAAGCTCTCAGTCGCAAACTGCATCATCATCTCAAAGTGGACATGAGTCTCAAGGTGATCTGAATCAGAAAATGGATTTTGACAGTGATATCGAATATCAAAGGGTGGACACTATGTACAACGAGTTGGTTAATGAGATTGTTTTTCAAGATGCAAGTTCAGAGTTGGAGTTATATCTGAAGGAGAAAGTGGAAACTGCAAAGGCTAACCAGCTTGGGATAAAGTTTAATGTCTTGGGATGGTGGAGGATCAGCAGTCCTAAGTATCCTATTCTAGCCTAA